The Mus musculus strain C57BL/6J chromosome 2, GRCm38.p6 C57BL/6J genome has a window encoding:
- the Olfr339 gene encoding olfactory receptor 339, with amino-acid sequence MRMDNDSALSEFILLGLPIRAEDQALYSVLILAMYLTTVLGNLLIILLIRLDSHLHTPMYFFLSHLAFTDISFSSVTAPKMLVNMLTHSKSIPYTGCVSQVYFFTVFASIDSFLLTSMAYDRYVAICHPLHYNIIMNLRLCVLLVVISWALSLTNALAHTLLLARLSHFRNNTIPHYFCDLSTLLKLSSSDTTINELVIFVLGNVVITLPFICILVSYGYIGVTILKTPSIKGIHKALSTCGSHLCVVSLYYGAIIGLYFVPSSNNTNDKDVIVAVMYTVVIPMLNPFIYSLRNRDMKRTLRNILSRTK; translated from the coding sequence atGAGGATGGATAATGACAGCGCTCTGTCTGAGTTCATCCTCCTGGGGCTCCCCATTCGAGCAGAAGACCAAGCTTTGTACTCTGTCCTGATCCTGGCCATGTACCTGACAACTGTGCTGGGGAACCTGCTCATCATCCTACTCATCAGGCTGGACTCTCACCTCcacacccccatgtacttcttcctcagccACTTGGCCTTCACAGACATCTCTTTTTCATCAGTCACAGCTCCTAAGATGCTCGTGAATATGCTGACACACAGTaagtccatcccatatacagggTGTGTTTCCCAGGTGTATTTTTTCACTGTTTTTGCAAGCATTGATAGCTTTCTTCTAACATCCATGGCATATGACAGGTATGTGGCCATCTGCCATCCTCTGCATTATAACATCATCATGAATCTGAGGCTCTGTGTTCTTCTAGTAGTAATATCATGGGCCTTATCTTTAACCAATGCTCTTGCGCACACCCTTCTCTTGGCTCGCCTATCTCACTTTAGAAACAATACCATCCCCCACTATTTCTGTGACCTCTCTACCTTGCTGAAGCTGTCTAGCTCAGACACCACCATCAATGAGCTGGTCATCTTTGTTTTAGGTAATGTGGTCATTACCCTGCCATTCATATGCATTCTGGTTTCTTATGGCTACATTGGTGTCACCATTCTGAAAACTCCCTCCATCAAGGGAATCCACAAAGCCTTGTCCACGTGTGGCTCTCACCTCTGTGTGGTATCCTTGTACTATGGGGCCATCATTGGACTATATTTTGTCCCCTCATCTAATAACACTAATGACAAAGATGTCATTGTGGCTGTGATGTACACTGTGGTCATACCCATGCTGAATCCCTTTATTTATAGTCTGAGGAATCGGGATATGAAAAGAACACTGAGAAATATCCTCAGCAGAACAAAATGA